A window from Cryptomeria japonica chromosome 1, Sugi_1.0, whole genome shotgun sequence encodes these proteins:
- the LOC131070118 gene encoding UDP-glycosyltransferase CGT yields MLHVPIADAQGFDFSDEKAVLQIPGFPALCATQIPQALKIKDHIFRRFFLASGSEVPKASGILVNTFEELEQQCLQSLRSRHDLPPVYAIGPLFLPSEDSSTWDDEAERRCLKWLDAQPAKSVVYVSFGSRSVMSAAQISELALGLEMSQQRFLWVLRTSVVDGAGSVEAAVPVGFEERFGERGMIVSCWVPQVKILSHVSTAAFVSHCGWNSVVEGLCCGVPILAWPLFGDQMMNASIVVENAKAGIEVRKGEDGIVSREEVASGVKAIVQREDLTWAAIGLQQRGRIAIIEGGLSDKSLKAAFQLSK; encoded by the coding sequence ATGCTCCACGTCCCCATTGCAGACGCGCAGGGCTTCGATTTCAGTGACGAGAAAGCCGTCCTGCAGATCCCGGGTTTTCCTGCGCTGTGCGCCACGCAGATCCCACAGGCGTTGAAGATTAAAGATCACATATTCCGTAGGTTTTTTCTCGCCAGCGGATCGGAGGTCCCAAAGGCCTCGGGTATTTTAGTAAATACGTTCGAGGAGCTTGAACAACAGTGTCTCCAAAGTCTCCGGAGCAGACATGATCTGCCGCCTGTTTATGCCATTGGGCCCCTTTTTTTGCCCTCGGAAGATTCCTCCACTTGGGATGACGAAGCCGAGAGACGGTGTTTGAAATGGTTGGACGCGCAACCTGCTAAGTCGGTCGTCTATGTGAGCTTCGGCAGCCGCTCGGTCATGTCGGCGGCACAAATCAGTGAGCTGGCGTTAGGGTTGGAAATGAGTCAGCAGCGCTTTTTGTGGGTTTTACGGACATCTGTGGTGGATGGTGCAGGGTCAGTGGAGGCAGCAGTTCCGGTAGGGTTTGAGGAGCGTTTTGGAGAGCGGGGGATGATCGTTTCTTGTTGGGTTCCGCAGGTGAAAATCTTGTCCCATGTTTCCACTGCTGCTTTTGTCAGTCACTGTGGGTGGAATTCCGTTGTTGAAGGTTTGTGTTGTGGGGTTCCTATACTTGCATGGCCTCTTTTTGGAGATCAGATGATGAATGCGAGCATTGTAGTGGAGAATGCCAAGGCAGGGATTGAGGTGAGAAAGGGGGAAGATGGTATTGTGAGCAGAGAGGAGGTTGCGAGTGGTGTGAAGGCAATTGTTCAAAGGGAGGATCTGACATGGGCTGCAATCGGCCTTCAACAGCGCGGAAGAATTGCCATAATAGAAGGGGGCTTGTCTGATAAGAGCCTTAAGGCAGCATTTCAACTTTCGAAGTGA